Part of the Thermococcus sp. 18S1 genome, TGCGTTGAGCGGGAAGATTTCGGCCTCAACCGCCAGTCCGAAGATTATCAGTGCCAGTCCGACCTGGGCAACGGTCGGGTCGATGGTACCAGCGAGCTGGGCTATCTGGGCCATGTTGAGGGTTCCAAGTGCACCGTAAATGAGGGCGACGCCGATGAGGAAGAAGCTTGAGCCTATTCCGCCGAGGATTATGTACTTCATCGAAGCCTCCGCGGCTTCGCCGGTCTTGTTGTAGGCGGTCAAAGCGTAGGCGCTGATTGCGGTTATCTCCATGAAGACGAAGAGGTTGAAGATGTCTCCCGTTGCTATCATGCCGGTGGCTCCGAGCATCAGCAGGAGGAACAGCATGGCGTACTTGTCTATCGGCTCAACTTCGATGGCTTTGAGGCTGAAGACGGCCATCAGGAAGCTGACCGCGGCGATGATGAGCACGAAGAGAGCCGCGAAGTGGCCGATGTAGAGGTTGATTCCAACGGGCGGCCTCCAGGCGCCGGCCATGACTATTATCGGCTGTCCGGTGGTGTAAACCTGCTGGAATATCCACGCCGCGATTCCGGTCTGGACTGCGGTGACGGCTATGAGGTAGTACTTAACGGCCTTCTTTCCGAACCCCTTTATCAGGGGCACGAAGAAGGCGCTTATGAGGGGTAGCGCAATGAGGAGTGAAGCGTACTGCCCGTTCATCCTCTCAACCTCCTTATCTCCTCAACGTTAAGGGTTCCGTACTTCTCGTGGAGTATCATGGCGACGCTAAGGGCCATAGCTGTGGTGGCAACGCCTATGACTATCGCCGTGAGAACCAGCGCCTGGGGAATCGGATCAACGGCCTGGTTCGGCCCGATTCCCTCGCTCAGTATGGGCGCGCTCCTTCCGGCAACGTAGCCGACGCTGACCAGGAGGAGGTTCACGCCGGTCTCCATTATGCTCAGCCCGATGAGCATCTTAAGGAGGTTCTTCTTGACGAGGACTGCGTAGAGGCCTATCAGTATGAGCGAGATGGCACCGAAGTAGTAGACTGAAATCATTCGCTCACCTCCTCCTTGAGCATGTTGTCTATGATTCCGCTCAGCTCGGTGCCGACTTTGAGGCCGATGATGGTGTAGATTATGGGGATGAATCCTCCGCTGAGGAGCCTGCCGACGTTGTCAACGCCAAAGCCCCAGTCCTGCCATATCCAGTCGTAGAGGAAGTAGCCGCCTATGGCGAGGCCGATGAGGCCGACGAGCACGTAGGCCATTCCGACCGCTCCCTCGGTCTTCTCGAAGGCCTTGTGCGGTATCTCGTAGGCGGTGAAGGCCATGTAGAGCAGCAGGAACGCGGTGGCTATGGTGGCTCCGCCGGGGAATCCTCCACCCGGTGTGAGGTGTCCGTGGATGAAGATGTACGCACCGAAGAGCATCACGAATGGCACCAGAAGTCTTGTTCCTGTCGTGAGGACTATTGAGCCCTCAGTCTTCGCGGTCCTCTGCTTCTTCCTCCTCCAGAGGAGTGCTCCAACTCCGGTTGAGGCTATGAACAGAACGGTGACCTCACCGAGGGTATCGAATCCACGGTAGTTCACGACGACGGCAGTTACCGCATTGACCGCGCCGGTCTGCTCCTTGACGTTGTCGAGGTAGTACTGGCCGACGAGCATCTTATCCTCGCCGAACGGGACTCCAGCGAGCCCCTGGGCGAGCCAGTAGCCGATGATGATCAGGGTTATTATCGCGAGAGCGCGCTTGAGCATTTTCACCACCTCACCCACCAGCCGGGCTTCTCCTCTTCCTCGGTCTCAAAGCGCTGGGTCCTCTTGATGGCGAAGATGAATATCGCACCGCTGAGTGCTGCGCCTATCGCTGCCTCCGTCATCGCCACGTCCGGGGCCTGCAGCATGAAGAACAGCAGCGAGGCGAATAGACTCACCGCCGCCATTCCAACGGCCGCCGCGAGCAGGTCCCTCCACTCGACGGCAAGCACTGCGGAGATTATCATTATACCCACTATCAGGTACTCGATAAGGGCTATGCCGTTCATTCTTCACCACCCTCCTTGGGGGTCTCTTCGGGGGCCTTCTCCTTACCCTCCAGGTGCTCGCGGTACTTATCGACGACACTGCCCTCCCAGAGGGGTATGCCGCTCTTGTAGGCAGCCCTGATGAGGGCGTGGGCGCTTATCGGGTTGGTGAGCAGCAGGAAGACTGCTATAACTATGGTCTTGGTGAGCCATGCCGCGCTTCCGAAGTCGGTACCGAGCGCCCAGATTCCAACGCCCACTATGACTCCGAGGCTTCCAAGGGTCGCGCTCTTGGTCGAAGTCTGCATCCTGTTGTACACATCGGGCATCCTGATGAGACCCAGGGCTGACAGTAAGTAGAAGAACGTTCCTATGAGAACGAGGATTTCTCCTATCGCGGTCAGAGCGCTCATAGTCCTCCCTCCATGTAGCGCGCGAATGCTATGACTCCACCGAAGGCGAGTATCGCGTAGACCAGGGCCACGTCGAGGAATATCATGCGCTCGTAGTAGAGTGCGAAGAGCACCATGAGTCCCGCGGTGATGGTGGTCATGATATCAACAGCAACGAGCCTGTCGACTGTGGTCGGTCCCCTGAAAACCCTGTACATGCTGAGCAGCGTTGCTATAGCTATAAGGACGAGGTAAACGTTTATCCCTATCATCCGAAGATCACCTTCAGGAACTTTTCGAAGGGAACGGTTATTCCCTCGGAGGATGCCTTAACGTGCTCCTCTTCGCTCTCGGTCAGGGCCTCATCCGGAACCCAGATCCAGTGGATGAAGTACTCGTCTTCGTCCACATCAAGGGTTATTGTTCCAGGGGTCAGTGTTATCGAGTTGGCCAGGGCGAGCTTTCCAACGTCGCTGTTGAGGACGGTCTTGCACTTCACTATTCCGGGCCTTATGGGTCTCTTGGGGTGGAGGACCCTGTAGGCAACGTCGAGGTTGGCCATGATCATGGCCCACAGGAAGTAGGGGATGTACGCTATCATGTACGCTATCCTCTTGGGGTGGAGGTTCGCCAGGCCGTTGGTGGTGAATATCTCGTAGGTGAATGCCGCGACTATGAGCGACAGCAGTAGGCCGAATCCTAGCTCCTGTACGTCCAGGCTGGCAGTTATGGCCAGCCATATCAAGAACAGTACGATCACCGTGTACAGGTATCTGCTTATTTTGCTTGCTTCTCCCATATCATCAACCTCCAGCGGTTGGTGGACATGTCCGAACAGAGTTAAGGGAAGCTAATCTTTGGTTTTTAACATTGACTTATAAACCTTACCTGCGAATAACAAAGGTTTAAAACTTTTGGTTGAAATGAAGGCATCAGATTTGTTCTTTGATGACAAGAAGGGTTCTTCAGGGAGCACCGCTCTATAGGAGCCAATATGTCCAGTTTGTCTTCCTGGCATGGGGATGGAGGAAACGGGAGATGGTGTTTAGAAGGGTGCGTCAGGATGACTGCACTCCGCACTAAAGGGTTGAAGCAAGAATTGTCAGGATCCAAAGTCAATGAAAATAGAGAATGGTGGGAACGAGCAATCAGTATATCGAAATCCTCTTGACGCCCTCGAGCTTTGAAAGCTCGTTGATGAGGTCACCCGGAATGGGCTTCTCGGTGATTATCGTGAGGGTCGCCTCCGGGTACAGCTCGGGGTCCTCGGCAACGACCTGTACGATGTTGATGTCGCGCTCGGCTATCTTGAGGGCAATCTTGGCGAGTATTCCTATCGCCCTCGGCTCGGGCTCTATCTCGATGACGCCGTAGCCGACGTGCCTGCCGACGTACTTCATGTGAACCGTCGGCTCGAGGTTGGTGTATATCTCCTTCAGCTCGGGTATCTTGAGTATCATGCCGACGGTCTCCTTGACGACCCTCCTGTCCACGTCGAGGGCCTTGGCGATCTTGGTGTACGGAACCTCTATGTCACCGGCCTTGATCTTGAGGTCATCGGAGACCTTGAGGCCGTACTTGAGGAGGGTCTTGGCTATCTGCTTCCTGACTGGATATTCGTCAAAATAATGCTCTATCTTTCCCCACATTCCATATCACCCACACTAGTCCATTGTTAGACTGTTTAATTCAATAATATTAAAATGTTTCCATGCCCGCATGATGCCAACAGGTCTTCCCTTAAAAACCTTTGGGCAGTGACGCCCCTGGAGGCCCACCCATGTCGGGATGTTTTATCCATCGTCGGATTTTTAAGAGGGGCCCCAAATCCCGGAACATGATAGAGGTTCACCTTCCCCACGTCACCTTTGAGGATGCCGGCGAGAGCATCAGGCTGATATGGAGAGAGACCCTCTATGCGGACTTCGACAAGAGCGAGCTGGCGAGGATTCTACGGCGGAAGTACCGCGTTGAGCCCGAGATAACGGTACGCAACGGGGTCATGGTCATCGACACCGACTACCCGGGCATCGAGCAGTACATCTCAATATACATCCAGAACAACCTCGGCGCCCTTTTGAGAAACCGCTACACCAACAGGAGAATCCTCTATATCCATGAGGGGCTTGACGTTCCACTCCTGGGATACAACGCCTTCGGCCTGATTGACAGGGGGACCAACCTGATTCAGGTTCGCGGTGTCAGCGGCTGCAACCTCAGCTGCGTCTTCTGCTCCGTCGATGAGGGGCCGTATTCAAGAACGAGGAAACTCGACTACGTGGTTGATATAGACTACCTGATGAAATGGTTCGATGAAGTTGCGAGAATAAAGGGAAAAGGCTTAGAAGCCCACCTTGACGGCCAGGGCGAGCCGCTCATCTACCCCTTCCGTGTTGAGCTTGTCCAGGCACTCCAGGAACACCCGAACGTGTCCGTAATCTCTATGCAGAGCAACGGAACCATGCTGACCGACAGGCTCATCGAGGAGCTGGCGGAGGCCGGCCTCGACCGTGTGAACCTTTCGCTCCACTCCCTCGACCCGGATAAGGCCAGGATGCTGATGGGGAGGAAGGACTATGACCTCCAGCACGTTCTGGACATGGCAGAGGCACTTGTAAACGCTGGAATTGACGTCCTCATTGCTCCGGTCATAATATTCGGAGTAAACGACGACGAAGCAGAGGCATTCATAGAGTTCGCGAGAAAAATCGGTGCAGGAAAGCGCTGGCCGGCCCTCGGCTTCCAGAACTACATCCCCTACAAGTTCGGCAGGAACCCAACGATAGCGAAGCTCGTTCCCTTCAAGGACTTCTACGCCTGGCTCAGGGGACTCGAGGAGAAGACCGGAATGAAGCCCCTCGTCCTGAAGCCCAAGCACTTCGGTATGGAAAAGCGCGAGTTCATCCCCCTCTCCTTCCGGCCGGGAGAGATCGTCAAAGCGGAGGTTGTCCTCCCGGGAAGGATAAAGGGAGAGATGCTCGCGAAGGCCCGTAACCGCCTCATTGAGGTCATCAACACTGACGCCGAGGTCGGGGACAGGATTAGGGTCAGGATAGTCAGGACGAGGCACGGAATCTACATCGGAACGCCCGTTTGATTTTTACATCTCTCTGTCCAAAAATTATTTAAAGCCCTCCTTCGGATTCTACCCTGGGTCGTGGTTATGAAGAGGGCACTTGTGATAGTTGTCATCGTCCTGCTTCTCGTTGTTCCTGCTGTGCTCATCGCGTTCCAGAACACAGTTATCGCGGATTATTCCGGGGAGCGAGTGTTCTCCAACGGTCCTGTGCTCATCAACGGCACTTTAAACGCCACTGCAATTCCCTCCAGTAAGGATACCATCTACATCGTCGTGATTGCAAGCGACCCCCTGTACACCCTGCTGACAGGAATGCTTGAGGAGGTCGCCAGGGAGAATGGATTGAACCCGGTTGTTGTTCCCACACCCTCAGGAACTGAGGATTTGATGAAGCTCCAGTTCAAGGGCAGGATTCTCGTGGTTTACGTGCCGTTCAGGGGGGAAGAGCCCGGCCTGCTGTCAAAGACCTATCTGGCCAGCATTGTGGTCTATTACTCCACATCCGGCGATATATTGAGCTTCATCACCACGTACAATTCTGCCCATACGGCGGATACCGAGGAATTCGCCGAGGAGCTTTCGGAGAACGCCAACAGGTATCTGGTGGAGAACCTGCTGGAGGGAACCGTCGGAATTTCCTGGTGGAAGAACCTGAAAGTTCACAAGGGCTACCTCGCGAAGGGAGATCCGTACCGGGAGATGGTGCTTGAGGTCAGGAGGGGAGTTGAGAACCTTCTAAGGGGTTCGTGAGGGGGTCCTCATGAGAAAAGCCGCTGTCCTGCTGCTGGTCGTGCTGGTTTTCTCCATCGTTTTCTACTTCGGTACGTTTACCCTCGGGAGGTCTGAGGCCCGCTCTGAAGTTCACTCGGAGGTCGCGTCTCCGATCAACGCGACGTTTAACCGGGGATTCTGCGTCTATCCGGACTCCCCCTTCGGAAAGATTGTGGCCGGTGAACTCAGGGACAGGGGACACAAGGTTCTCCTTCTGGCTGCCCCAGTGGAATGCGACGGTCAGTTTCTGGCTGTCTGGGTAAACTATACTGACGTCGAGTATTCTCCGGTTCTCTCAAAAGGCTCCATCAGGGTGGTTGCCGTTTACTCCAGTGCCGGCGACCCCGCGGACTACCTCCACTACCGAAACAGCACTGGAGAATATGTCCCGGGCTCATCCTGGATAACCTCCGAGCCTCAGGTTCGGGCATACCTCGTGGTTGATGTCTCCGACGAATCGAAGGGCCTGATGGGATACTCGGGCTACATGCAGCACCTGCTGAAGGAAGCGGCCAGGGCCGTGGTGGAAAGGGTTGAAGGGCTCTCAAAAGAAGAGGGTAAGAAAACCGGTCTCAGCACCTCAGATGAACCTTGAGCCCCTGACGGTCAGCTCGCCCCTCTCATGGAGCTCCAGCAGAATTTCCGCTATCCTCTCCCCGGCCTTCCCATCGCCGAAGGGATTCGGAGCCTCGGCCATTTTCCTGTAGAACTCCTCATCCTCCAGGAGTCTCTGGAGATACCCCAGGGCGCGCTCCTTCTCCAGGCCCACGAGAACGTTGCCGCCCGCGGCGACGGTTTCCGGCCTCTCTGTGTTGTAGCGGAGCGTCAGGCAGGGCACGTTCAGGATTATCGCCTCCTCCTGGACGCCGCCTGAGTCGGTCATTATCGCGAAGGCGTTCCTCTCGAGCTTCAGGAAGTCGAGGTAGCCGAGGGGCTTTGTCACGGTCAGGTTCTCTATCGAGGCCACCCTCTCCCAGAGGCCAAACTCCTCCAGTCTGCCCCTCGTGCGGGGGTGCATCGGGTAGACCGCCCTTATTGGAAGCCCTTCCAGAATCTCAATGAGCCTCTCGAGATTCTCCCTGTTGTCGGTGTTCTCGGCGCGGTGGGCGGTTATGAGCACGTATTCCTTCGGCTTCAGCCCAAGCCTCTCGAGCACATCGCTCTTTCTCTCCGCCACCTCCGAGTTCTGGAGAACTGCATCCACAACGGTGTTGCCAACGACGTAGACGTTCTCCGTTATGCCCTCGCGCTCCAGGTTTTTCCTGGCTTCTTCCGTTGGGGGGAAGAGAACCTCGCTCGCGTGGTCTGCAAGAATCCTGTTTATCTCCTCCGGCATCGTCCGGTCAAAGCTTCTGAGACCGGCCTCCACGTGGGCAACGGGGATTTTGAGCTTGACGCTGGCGAGGGCCCCGGCCAGGACGGTGTTGGTGTCCCCCTGAACGAGCACGACGTCTGGCCTCTCGTCCATCAGGACCTTCTCGATCTTAATCATCGCGAGACCCGTCTGCTCGGCCTGCGTTCCCGAACCGACCTCGAGGTGGTGGTCTATGGGGGGCATCTCCAGCTCTTCCAGAAAGACGCTGCTCATCTCGTAGTCGTAGTGCTGTCCGGTGTGAATCAGGAGCGGCTTAACGCCCCTATCAAGGAACGCCCGTATTACCGGCGCGAGCTTTATTATCTCCGGCCGGGTTCCGAATACAAAGGCGGGTTTCAATACTCACCCCTCCCAACGCCTTTGAAGACGAACCCTTCG contains:
- a CDS encoding NADH-quinone oxidoreductase subunit K, producing MISVYYFGAISLILIGLYAVLVKKNLLKMLIGLSIMETGVNLLLVSVGYVAGRSAPILSEGIGPNQAVDPIPQALVLTAIVIGVATTAMALSVAMILHEKYGTLNVEEIRRLRG
- a CDS encoding Na(+)/H(+) antiporter subunit B, which encodes MLKRALAIITLIIIGYWLAQGLAGVPFGEDKMLVGQYYLDNVKEQTGAVNAVTAVVVNYRGFDTLGEVTVLFIASTGVGALLWRRKKQRTAKTEGSIVLTTGTRLLVPFVMLFGAYIFIHGHLTPGGGFPGGATIATAFLLLYMAFTAYEIPHKAFEKTEGAVGMAYVLVGLIGLAIGGYFLYDWIWQDWGFGVDNVGRLLSGGFIPIIYTIIGLKVGTELSGIIDNMLKEEVSE
- a CDS encoding DUF4040 domain-containing protein — its product is MNGIALIEYLIVGIMIISAVLAVEWRDLLAAAVGMAAVSLFASLLFFMLQAPDVAMTEAAIGAALSGAIFIFAIKRTQRFETEEEEKPGWWVRW
- the mnhG gene encoding monovalent cation/H(+) antiporter subunit G, which codes for MSALTAIGEILVLIGTFFYLLSALGLIRMPDVYNRMQTSTKSATLGSLGVIVGVGIWALGTDFGSAAWLTKTIVIAVFLLLTNPISAHALIRAAYKSGIPLWEGSVVDKYREHLEGKEKAPEETPKEGGEE
- a CDS encoding monovalent cation/H+ antiporter complex subunit F; the encoded protein is MIGINVYLVLIAIATLLSMYRVFRGPTTVDRLVAVDIMTTITAGLMVLFALYYERMIFLDVALVYAILAFGGVIAFARYMEGGL
- a CDS encoding Na+/H+ antiporter subunit E, which encodes MGEASKISRYLYTVIVLFLIWLAITASLDVQELGFGLLLSLIVAAFTYEIFTTNGLANLHPKRIAYMIAYIPYFLWAMIMANLDVAYRVLHPKRPIRPGIVKCKTVLNSDVGKLALANSITLTPGTITLDVDEDEYFIHWIWVPDEALTESEEEHVKASSEGITVPFEKFLKVIFG
- a CDS encoding radical SAM protein, with protein sequence MIEVHLPHVTFEDAGESIRLIWRETLYADFDKSELARILRRKYRVEPEITVRNGVMVIDTDYPGIEQYISIYIQNNLGALLRNRYTNRRILYIHEGLDVPLLGYNAFGLIDRGTNLIQVRGVSGCNLSCVFCSVDEGPYSRTRKLDYVVDIDYLMKWFDEVARIKGKGLEAHLDGQGEPLIYPFRVELVQALQEHPNVSVISMQSNGTMLTDRLIEELAEAGLDRVNLSLHSLDPDKARMLMGRKDYDLQHVLDMAEALVNAGIDVLIAPVIIFGVNDDEAEAFIEFARKIGAGKRWPALGFQNYIPYKFGRNPTIAKLVPFKDFYAWLRGLEEKTGMKPLVLKPKHFGMEKREFIPLSFRPGEIVKAEVVLPGRIKGEMLAKARNRLIEVINTDAEVGDRIRVRIVRTRHGIYIGTPV
- the wecB gene encoding non-hydrolyzing UDP-N-acetylglucosamine 2-epimerase; the protein is MKPAFVFGTRPEIIKLAPVIRAFLDRGVKPLLIHTGQHYDYEMSSVFLEELEMPPIDHHLEVGSGTQAEQTGLAMIKIEKVLMDERPDVVLVQGDTNTVLAGALASVKLKIPVAHVEAGLRSFDRTMPEEINRILADHASEVLFPPTEEARKNLEREGITENVYVVGNTVVDAVLQNSEVAERKSDVLERLGLKPKEYVLITAHRAENTDNRENLERLIEILEGLPIRAVYPMHPRTRGRLEEFGLWERVASIENLTVTKPLGYLDFLKLERNAFAIMTDSGGVQEEAIILNVPCLTLRYNTERPETVAAGGNVLVGLEKERALGYLQRLLEDEEFYRKMAEAPNPFGDGKAGERIAEILLELHERGELTVRGSRFI